From Camelus bactrianus isolate YW-2024 breed Bactrian camel chromosome 35, ASM4877302v1, whole genome shotgun sequence, a single genomic window includes:
- the ITGB1 gene encoding integrin beta-1 isoform X2 produces MNLQLIFCIGLISSVCLVFGQADENRCLKANAKSCGECIQAGPNCGWCTNATFLQEGMPTSARCDDLEALKKKGCHPDDIENPRGSKDIKKNKNVTNRSKGTAEKLQPEDITQIQPQQLVLQLRSGEPQTFTLKFKRAEDYPIDLYYLMDLSYSMKDDLENVKSLGTDLMNKMKRITSDFRIGFGSFVEKTVMPYISTTPAKLRNPCTSEQNCTSPFSYKNVLSLTDKGEVFNELVGKQRISGNLDSPEGGFDAIMQVAVCGSLIGWRNVTRLLVFSTDAGFHFAGDGKLGGIVLPNDGQCHLENDVYTMSHYYDYPSIAHLVQKLSENNIQTIFAVTEEFQPVYKELKNLIPKSAVGTLSANSSNVIQLIIDAYNSLSSEVILENSKLPEGVTINYKSYCKNGVNGTGENGRKCSNISIGDEVQFEISITSNKCPNKDSETIKIKPLGFTEEVEIILEFICECECQSEGIPSSPRCHDGNGTFECGACRCNEGRVGRQCECSTDEVNSEDMDAHCRKENSSEICSNNGECVCGQCVCRKRDNTNEVYSGKFCECDNFNCDRSNGLICGGNGVCKCRVCECNPNYTGSACDCSLDTSSCLAVNGQICNGRGVCECGACRCTDPKFQGPTCEMCQTCLGVCAEHKECVQCRAFDKGEKKDTCAQECSHFNVTKVESRDRLPQPGQVDPLSHCKEKDVDDCWFYFTYSVNGNNEATVHVVETPECPTGPDIIPIVAGVVAGIVLIGLALLLIWKLLMIIHDRREFAKFEKEKMNAKWDTGENPIYKSAVTTVVNPKYEGK; encoded by the exons ATGAATTTACAACTGATTTTCTGTATTGGACTGATCAGTTCAGTTTGCCTCGTATTTGGCCAAGCAG ATGAAAACAGATGTTTAAAAGCAAATGCCAAATCATGTGGAGAATGTATCCAGGCCGGGCCCAACTGTGGGTGGTGCACAAACGCA acatttttaCAAGAAGGAATGCCTACTTCTGCACGATGTGATGATTTagaagccttaaaaaagaagggtTGTCATCCAGATGACATTGAAAATCCCAGAGGCTccaaagacataaagaaaaataaaaatgtaactaaTCGTAGCAAAGGAACAGCAGAGAAGCTGCAGCCAGAAGATATTACTCAAATCCAGCCACAGCAGCTGGTGCTGCAGTTACGCTCAG GGGAGCCACAGACGTTCACGTTGAAGTTCAAGCGTGCCGAGGACTACCCCATCGACCTCTACTACCTCATGGACCTGTCCTACTCCATGAAGGACGACCTGGAGAATGTGAAGAGTCTGGGGACAGACCTgatgaataagatgaagaggattACCTCAGACTTCAGAATCG GGTTTGGCTCATTTGTGGAGAAAACTGTGATGCCTTACATTAGCACCACACCAGCTAAGCTCAGGAACCCCTGCACGAGCGAGCAGAACTGCACCAGCCCGTTCAGCTACAAAAATGTGCTCAGCCTCACTGACAAAGGGGAGGTATTCAACGAGCTCGTGGGGAAGCAGCGCATCTCCGGGAACCTGGACTCTCCGGAAGGCGGCTTTGATGCCATCATGCAGGTTGCAGTGTGTGGG TCACTGATTGGCTGGAGGAATGTGACGCGGCTGCTGGTGTTTTCCACGGATGCCGGGTTTCACTTTGCTGGAGATGGGAAGCTTGGTGGCATTGTTTTACCGAATGATGGACAGTGTCACCTGGAAAATGATGTGTACACAATGAGCCATTATTAT GATTATCCTTCTATTGCTCACCTTGTCCAGAAACTAAGCGAAAATAACATTCAGACGATTTTTGCAGTTACTGAAGAATTTCAGCCTGTTTACAAG GAACTGAAAAATTTGATCCCCAAGTCAGCAGTAGGAACATTATCTGCAAATTCCAGCAACGTGATTCAGTTGATCATTGATGCGTACAAT TCCCTCTCCTCAGaagtcattttggaaaacagcaaGTTGCCAGAAGGCGTAACAATAAATTACAAGTCTTACTGCAAGAATGGGGTGAATGGAACGGGGGAAAACGGGAGAAAGTGCTCCAACATTTCCATTGGCGATGAG gttCAATTTGAAATCAGCATAACTTCAAATAAATGTCCAAATAAGGATTCTGAAACGATTAAGATTAAGCCTCTGGGCTTCACTGAGGAAGTGGAGATTATTCTTGAATTCATCTGCGAATGTGAGTGCCAGAGCGAAGGCATCCCCAGCAGCCCCAGGTGCCATGATGGCAACGGGACGTTCGAGTGCGGGGCctgcag GTGCAACGAGGGCCGCGTGGGGAGGCAGTGCGAGTGCAGCACGGACGAGGTGAACAGCGAGGACATGGACGCGCACTGCCGCAAGGAGAACAGCTCCGAGATCTGCAGCAACAACGGCGAGTGCGTGTGCGGCCAGTGCGTGTGCCGCAAGAGGGACAACACCAACGAGGTCTACTCTGGCAAGTTCTGTGAGTGCGACAACTTCAACTGCGACCGCTCCAACGGCCTCATTTGCGGAG GAAACGGTGTCTGCAAGTGTCGCGTGTGCGAGTGCAACCCCAACTACACGGGAAGCGCGTGTGACTGCTCCTTGGACACGTCCTCCTGCCTGGCCGTCAACGGGCAGATCTGCAATGGCCGGGGCGTGTGTGAGTGCGGCGCCTGCAGGTGCACGGACCCCAAGTTCCAGGGGCCCACCTGCGAGATGTGCCAGACCTGCCTCGGGGTCTGCGCTGAGCACAA AGAGTGTGTTCAGTGCCGAGCCTTCGATAAGGGAGAGAAGAAGGACACGTGTGCCCAGGAGTGCTCCCACTTCAACGTCACCAAGGTGGAGAGCCGGGACCGGCTGCCGCAGCCAGGCCAGGTGGACCCCCTGTCCCACTGCAAGGAGAAGGACGTGGACGACTGCTGGTTCTATTTCACCTACTCGGTGAACGGGAACAACGAGGCCACGGTGCACGTGGTGGAGACTCCAG AGTGCCCCACCGGCCCAGACATCATTCCCATTGTGGCCGGGGTGGTGGCTGGCATTGTCCTCATTGGCCTTGCGTTGCTGCTGATTTGGAAGCTTTTAATGATCATTCATGACCGAAGAGAATTTGccaaatttgaaaaggaaaaaatgaatgcCAAATGGGACACG GGTGAAAATCCTATTTATAAGAGCGCCGTGACAACTGTGGTCAATCCCAAGTACGAGGGGAAGTGA
- the ITGB1 gene encoding integrin beta-1 isoform X1, translating to MNLQLIFCIGLISSVCLVFGQADENRCLKANAKSCGECIQAGPNCGWCTNATFLQEGMPTSARCDDLEALKKKGCHPDDIENPRGSKDIKKNKNVTNRSKGTAEKLQPEDITQIQPQQLVLQLRSGEPQTFTLKFKRAEDYPIDLYYLMDLSYSMKDDLENVKSLGTDLMNKMKRITSDFRIGFGSFVEKTVMPYISTTPAKLRNPCTSEQNCTSPFSYKNVLSLTDKGEVFNELVGKQRISGNLDSPEGGFDAIMQVAVCGSLIGWRNVTRLLVFSTDAGFHFAGDGKLGGIVLPNDGQCHLENDVYTMSHYYDYPSIAHLVQKLSENNIQTIFAVTEEFQPVYKELKNLIPKSAVGTLSANSSNVIQLIIDAYNSLSSEVILENSKLPEGVTINYKSYCKNGVNGTGENGRKCSNISIGDEVQFEISITSNKCPNKDSETIKIKPLGFTEEVEIILEFICECECQSEGIPSSPRCHDGNGTFECGACRCNEGRVGRQCECSTDEVNSEDMDAHCRKENSSEICSNNGECVCGQCVCRKRDNTNEVYSGKFCECDNFNCDRSNGLICGGNGVCKCRVCECNPNYTGSACDCSLDTSSCLAVNGQICNGRGVCECGACRCTDPKFQGPTCEMCQTCLGVCAEHKECVQCRAFDKGEKKDTCAQECSHFNVTKVESRDRLPQPGQVDPLSHCKEKDVDDCWFYFTYSVNGNNEATVHVVETPECPTGPDIIPIVAGVVAGIVLIGLALLLIWKLLMIIHDRREFAKFEKEKMNAKWDTQENPIYKSPINNFKNPNYGRKAGL from the exons ATGAATTTACAACTGATTTTCTGTATTGGACTGATCAGTTCAGTTTGCCTCGTATTTGGCCAAGCAG ATGAAAACAGATGTTTAAAAGCAAATGCCAAATCATGTGGAGAATGTATCCAGGCCGGGCCCAACTGTGGGTGGTGCACAAACGCA acatttttaCAAGAAGGAATGCCTACTTCTGCACGATGTGATGATTTagaagccttaaaaaagaagggtTGTCATCCAGATGACATTGAAAATCCCAGAGGCTccaaagacataaagaaaaataaaaatgtaactaaTCGTAGCAAAGGAACAGCAGAGAAGCTGCAGCCAGAAGATATTACTCAAATCCAGCCACAGCAGCTGGTGCTGCAGTTACGCTCAG GGGAGCCACAGACGTTCACGTTGAAGTTCAAGCGTGCCGAGGACTACCCCATCGACCTCTACTACCTCATGGACCTGTCCTACTCCATGAAGGACGACCTGGAGAATGTGAAGAGTCTGGGGACAGACCTgatgaataagatgaagaggattACCTCAGACTTCAGAATCG GGTTTGGCTCATTTGTGGAGAAAACTGTGATGCCTTACATTAGCACCACACCAGCTAAGCTCAGGAACCCCTGCACGAGCGAGCAGAACTGCACCAGCCCGTTCAGCTACAAAAATGTGCTCAGCCTCACTGACAAAGGGGAGGTATTCAACGAGCTCGTGGGGAAGCAGCGCATCTCCGGGAACCTGGACTCTCCGGAAGGCGGCTTTGATGCCATCATGCAGGTTGCAGTGTGTGGG TCACTGATTGGCTGGAGGAATGTGACGCGGCTGCTGGTGTTTTCCACGGATGCCGGGTTTCACTTTGCTGGAGATGGGAAGCTTGGTGGCATTGTTTTACCGAATGATGGACAGTGTCACCTGGAAAATGATGTGTACACAATGAGCCATTATTAT GATTATCCTTCTATTGCTCACCTTGTCCAGAAACTAAGCGAAAATAACATTCAGACGATTTTTGCAGTTACTGAAGAATTTCAGCCTGTTTACAAG GAACTGAAAAATTTGATCCCCAAGTCAGCAGTAGGAACATTATCTGCAAATTCCAGCAACGTGATTCAGTTGATCATTGATGCGTACAAT TCCCTCTCCTCAGaagtcattttggaaaacagcaaGTTGCCAGAAGGCGTAACAATAAATTACAAGTCTTACTGCAAGAATGGGGTGAATGGAACGGGGGAAAACGGGAGAAAGTGCTCCAACATTTCCATTGGCGATGAG gttCAATTTGAAATCAGCATAACTTCAAATAAATGTCCAAATAAGGATTCTGAAACGATTAAGATTAAGCCTCTGGGCTTCACTGAGGAAGTGGAGATTATTCTTGAATTCATCTGCGAATGTGAGTGCCAGAGCGAAGGCATCCCCAGCAGCCCCAGGTGCCATGATGGCAACGGGACGTTCGAGTGCGGGGCctgcag GTGCAACGAGGGCCGCGTGGGGAGGCAGTGCGAGTGCAGCACGGACGAGGTGAACAGCGAGGACATGGACGCGCACTGCCGCAAGGAGAACAGCTCCGAGATCTGCAGCAACAACGGCGAGTGCGTGTGCGGCCAGTGCGTGTGCCGCAAGAGGGACAACACCAACGAGGTCTACTCTGGCAAGTTCTGTGAGTGCGACAACTTCAACTGCGACCGCTCCAACGGCCTCATTTGCGGAG GAAACGGTGTCTGCAAGTGTCGCGTGTGCGAGTGCAACCCCAACTACACGGGAAGCGCGTGTGACTGCTCCTTGGACACGTCCTCCTGCCTGGCCGTCAACGGGCAGATCTGCAATGGCCGGGGCGTGTGTGAGTGCGGCGCCTGCAGGTGCACGGACCCCAAGTTCCAGGGGCCCACCTGCGAGATGTGCCAGACCTGCCTCGGGGTCTGCGCTGAGCACAA AGAGTGTGTTCAGTGCCGAGCCTTCGATAAGGGAGAGAAGAAGGACACGTGTGCCCAGGAGTGCTCCCACTTCAACGTCACCAAGGTGGAGAGCCGGGACCGGCTGCCGCAGCCAGGCCAGGTGGACCCCCTGTCCCACTGCAAGGAGAAGGACGTGGACGACTGCTGGTTCTATTTCACCTACTCGGTGAACGGGAACAACGAGGCCACGGTGCACGTGGTGGAGACTCCAG AGTGCCCCACCGGCCCAGACATCATTCCCATTGTGGCCGGGGTGGTGGCTGGCATTGTCCTCATTGGCCTTGCGTTGCTGCTGATTTGGAAGCTTTTAATGATCATTCATGACCGAAGAGAATTTGccaaatttgaaaaggaaaaaatgaatgcCAAATGGGACACG cAAGAAAATCCGATTTACAAGAGTCCTATTAATAATTTCAAGAATCCAAACTATGGACGTAAAGCTGGTCTCTAA